The proteins below are encoded in one region of Triticum aestivum cultivar Chinese Spring chromosome 1B, IWGSC CS RefSeq v2.1, whole genome shotgun sequence:
- the LOC123076661 gene encoding nascent polypeptide-associated complex subunit beta-like: MNKERLMKMVGAVRTGGNGTVHWKKKAVHKMATTDDKWLQSMLKRVGVNTIPAIEQVNIFKDDLVIQFLNPKVQASIAANTWVVSGTPQTKKLQDVLPLIINQLGMLLPHRGTPLR; encoded by the exons ATGAACAAGGAGAGGCTCATGAAGATGGTCGGCGCCGTCCGCACCGGCGGCAATGGCACCGTGCACTG GAAGAAGAAGGCGGTGCACAAGATGGCGACCACGGATGACAAGTGGCTGCAGAGCATGCTCAAGAGGGTGGGCGTCAACACCATCCCCGCAATCGAGCAGGTCAACATCTTCAAGGACGACCTCGTCATCCAGTTCCTCAACCCCAAAG TGCAAGCCTCCATCGCGGCAAACACATGGGTGGTCAGTGGGACTCCCCAGACCAAGA AGCTACAAGATGTTCTTCCTTTGATCATCAACCAATTGGGTATGCTACTCCCTCATCGAGGAACTCCATTGAGATAG